The genomic interval CTGAAAGAACTGGCCCCGGATTTGTTAATCACGTTCGGCGGACCGGTCGTGTCCAAAAGTTTAAAATTATTTCTGCGGAAATTTAAGCCCAGAATGCACTGGCAGCTTCAAACCCACGGTGATTGCATTGACACTTTTCAATCTTTGCGCCAAGTTATTCAAACTTCTGCGGCTTATTTTTTTCAAAACCTGCTGGCGATTTTAGAATCCAAGGCAGCTGCCGTTAGGAATTCAGATGAAAATTATTCCTCATCCTGGCTGAACATGCAATCTAAAGCTGAACAGCGATTGCGAGAGTTTTTCGAAACAGCACCGCACTGTGAGCTTAAGGCAATGCAATCTGTATTAAAACATATTCCGTCTGCAAGCAACCTCCAGTTAGGCAACAGTTCAATTGTGCGACTTGCCAGTTTCGTCGGATTGATGGAAACAAGCAGCATACGAGTGAACTCAAACCGGGGCACAAGCGGCATCGATGGCACACTCAGCACCGCAGTCGGTGCAGCACTCGCAACCCCTAAACTGACGACCTTGATTTTGGGTGATCTCGCGTTCTTTTACGACCGCAATGGACTGTGGAATGACTACTTACCGCCGAATTTAAGAGTCATCATTTTCAATAATTATGGCGGCGGTATTTTCAGAATTTTGGATGGCAGCAGTGATTTGCCTGAGCTTGAACAGCATTTTGAAGTAGAACACAATCTAAGCGCTAAAAATACCGCCGAGGATCACGGCCTGAATTACTTTTTTTGTGACTCGACTAAATCCTTAGAAGAGACTTTACCTGAGTTTTTTTCTGCTACAGATAAACCGGCAATTTTGGAAGTGCCTTTTGATAAACACACAAACGCCGAAATGTTTTTTAAATTTAAATCCTCAATGAAGGAGCTTAAATGAGCAATCGAGATATAAAATGGGAGCCTCTTAAGGTATTTGAGGATATTCTTTTTCAGTACTATGAGGGCATTGCAAAGATCAGCTTCAATCGCCCGGAAGTACACAATGCATTCCGGCCCAAAACTGTGTTTGAGCTTCAGGAAGCTTTTGAGTTGGCTCGCCAAAATACGGATGTTGGCGTGGTTATTTTGACCGGCGAGGGCGGCAAAGCATTTTGCAGCGGCGGCGATCAAAAAGTGCGCAATGTGGGTGGCTACGTCGGAGATGACGGTGTTCCGCGGTTAAATATTCTCGAGGTGCAAAAGCAGATTCGTTCGATTCCAAAGCCGGTGATTGCCATGGTCGCAGGGTGGGCCATCGGCGGCGGACATGTGCTACATGTGCTTTGTGATTTAACGATTGCTGCTGAAAATGCCCGGTTCGGGCAAACCGGGCCAAAGGTCGGCAGCTTTGACGGTGGTTTTGGCTCTTCCTTTTTAGCTCGGTGTGTAGGACAAAAGAAAGCCCGCGAAATCTGGTATCTGTGCGATGAGTACGATGCTCAGGAAGCGTTGCAAATGGGCCTCGTCAACAAAGTCGTGCCGCTTGCAGAGCTCGAAAGCACAACCGTAGATTGGTGCTTCAAAATTTTGACCAAAAGCCCAATGGCGATTCGGCTGCTCAAATCAGCATTCAATGCCGAACTCGACGGCCAGGCCGGCCTGCAAGAGTTAGCCGGCAATTCAACGCTTCTGTATTACTTAAGCGAGGAAGCGAATGAAGGTAGAAAAGCCTACATTGAAAAACGCAAACCGGATTTTACGAAATTTAGACGGTATCCGTAGGAAGATAATTCCCTCTCCTTTTTGGGAGAGGGTTTGGGTGAGGGTCAAATGAAACCAAAGCCACATCGCTTTCCTTCAACTCCAAGAATAAATCAACAAGCAAGAATCTTCGTAAGGGGATGACACCCGCCGAGCAAAAACTGTGGCAACATTTGCGTAACAGGCGATTATTTGAATTGAAGTTTAGACGCCAACACCCTGTTGGCCGCTTTATTCTTGATTTTTATTGTTATGAACATCCTTTAATTGTTGAGGTCGATGGTGGAATTCATGAATTACAAACAGAGCGTGACCAAATGCGGACAGAGTGGCTGCAACAGCAAGGATATAGAGTTATTCGATTTAAAAATGAAGATGTGATTTCTAATATTGAGGGCGTTTTAACTGAAATAGCCAGAGTTTGTGGAAGAATAAAATAGGCCTCATCCCCGGCCCTTTTCCAAAAGGGAGAAGAGGCTCAAACAGAAACAAACTATTCAAAGACCTAAGAATCTATGAATTCTCTCAAAATCTGGCTCTCCGCCTTCAGACTAAGAACCCTGCCGCTGGCTGCTGCCAGCATCACTCTCGGCAGTTTTTTAGCTGCATTCGATAGCGCCTTTCAGTGGCGGGTTACCATTCTTTGTTTCTTAACGGCTGTTTTGCTGCAAATCTTGTCAAATCTTGCCAATGATTACGGCGATAGTGTCCACGGTGCGGATAGCGGCAATCGCGTTGGCCCGGAACGGGCAACCCAGTCCGGAAAAATTTCAACTAAATCTATCCGGTTCGCTTTACTTGTTTTTACTTCGCTTTGTCTTATTGTCGGGTATCTGCTCATTCGCGGCGAAAGCCTGTTTTTTCATCTCTCCGGATTGACCGCAATTGCCGCCGCCGTTACCTACACTCTGGGCCCAAAATATGGGTACACCGGGTTGGGCGATATTTTTGTTTTTCTGTTTTTTGGCTTAATTGGCGTGTTTGGCACTTACTATTTGCACACCCATCAACTTAATTTCCAAATTGTTTTGCCCGCTGCCGCTTGTGGTTTGTTTTGTGCAGGCGTTCTAAATATCAATAATATTCGGGATTTACATTCCGATAAATTAGCCGGTAAAAACACAATTCCAGTCCGCTTCGGTCAAAGAAAGGCCAGAATCTATCATTGGGTCTTGCTGCTTTCGGCTCTTGGGTTTGCACTTATATTCATTTTGTTGAATTATAGGAATCCATGGCAATTCTTGTTCCTGATCACTCTGCCTCTGGTTTTAAAAAACGCTGTGGGAATTTCCCTGCAATCAAACGCAGCCGATCTCGATCCTCATTTGAAACAAATGGCAATTACAACCCTCCTATTTAGTTTTTGTTTTGGTGTGGGAATCTTGCTGTGAGTTCCCTGCAAGCCGACTTCAAAAAGTTTACTCTGCAATTTAAAAAACCGATGCGTACCTCCCGCAGCACTCTTTTCGCACGCGATATTTTTATTTTGGCGCTGCAGAACAAAGAGAGGATGGGACTTGGAGAATGTGCCCCGCTTAAAGGGCTAAGCATTGACGATCGCTCCGGTTTTGAAGACAAATTACAAGAAGTCTGCAAACTGTTGAATCAAGGTGCAAATCCGTCTGACCTTGATTTATCCGGCTGGCCGGCGATCCGGTTTGGACTGGAAGCCGCTTTAATGGATTTGGAAAATGGCGGCAAACGTCTGCTTTTTGAAAACGATTTTGCAAAGGGAACACAAACTATTCCAACGAATGGTTTGATTGTCATGGCTGATAAAGACGATATGCTTGAGCAAGTCTTCAATAAGGTTAAACTGGGTTTTAATTGCGTTAAAATTAAGATCGGTGCTTTAGATTTTGGCTCGGAATGTGACTTTCTTTCAGAAATTCGTAAAAAATTCCTGCCTGAACAAATTGAGCTTCGCTTAGATGCAAACGGCGTTTTTGAAGCGGACTCCGCTTTAGATAAACTGCAGCGTTTAGCAGAATTTGAAATCCATTCAATTGAGCAGCCGATCAAAGCAGGACAATGGCAAGCTATGGCACGTTTGTGCGCTGTGAGTCCGATCCCAATCGCTTTAGATGAAGAGTTGATTGGGATTCTTGAGCCAACTGCCAAAGAAGAGCTGCTTAGAACCATTAAGCCGCAATATATTATATTGAAACCAACTATAGTAGGCGGCTTAAAAGCCTCGATGGGATGGATCGATAACGCCAGAAAATTAAATATCGGCTTCTGGGTTACTTCCGCTTTGGAGTCGAATATCGGTTTGAATATCATCAGCCAGTGGGCGAGTACTTTGAATTTGAAAATGCCCCAGGGTTTGGGAACCGGGGAGCTTTTTACCGCTAATTTCAGGTCACCCTTGAAAATAATCGACGGGCAATTAACCTGCGCCTCGTCAAATGGTTGGGATAACCTGGCGGCTTTAGCTGACTTAAAATTAACAGAAGCATGAGTGAATTTAGCGGGATCCATTTAAAAGGAAAGCCTTTTACCGTTGATTGGATTTTGGAAAATCATGGCGAGTTACGGTCTGAACAATTTTCTCCAAATGAAATCAAGACCCTGACTTTCTGCGGACAGTGGTTGTCAGGGCAAAAGCAGTTTTCGGTTCAGACTTCCGGCTCGACCGGGGAGCCTAAATCCGTGGTCTTGACTCGACAGCAAATGGCAGCCAGCGCCCGCATGACCGGCGAAGCTTTAAGTTTAAACAAAGGTGATCATGCACTGGCC from candidate division KSB1 bacterium carries:
- the menD gene encoding 2-succinyl-5-enolpyruvyl-6-hydroxy-3-cyclohexene-1-carboxylic-acid synthase codes for the protein MTEFKRSIVNIAEICSQKKISDIIVSPGSRSAPLTLAFLRHPKLKCRTIVDERSAAFIALGLAQQTQKPVGLVCTSGTAGLNYGPAVAEAYYQKIPLLIFTADRPPEWIDQNDGQTIDQREMYGKRCRGYFELPVDDTHPDAKWYCERITSEAINKSLWPTPGPVQVNVPLREPLYPKSDFKYQSDAKIISHLPAQNVLLKNTWNEIASVWAESNKILIVAGMHSPNSGLIESLSTIQKIDKVTFLCDVTSNLQQAEKVYYYDSFLGTENEEMLKELAPDLLITFGGPVVSKSLKLFLRKFKPRMHWQLQTHGDCIDTFQSLRQVIQTSAAYFFQNLLAILESKAAAVRNSDENYSSSWLNMQSKAEQRLREFFETAPHCELKAMQSVLKHIPSASNLQLGNSSIVRLASFVGLMETSSIRVNSNRGTSGIDGTLSTAVGAALATPKLTTLILGDLAFFYDRNGLWNDYLPPNLRVIIFNNYGGGIFRILDGSSDLPELEQHFEVEHNLSAKNTAEDHGLNYFFCDSTKSLEETLPEFFSATDKPAILEVPFDKHTNAEMFFKFKSSMKELK
- the menC gene encoding o-succinylbenzoate synthase; translation: MQADFKKFTLQFKKPMRTSRSTLFARDIFILALQNKERMGLGECAPLKGLSIDDRSGFEDKLQEVCKLLNQGANPSDLDLSGWPAIRFGLEAALMDLENGGKRLLFENDFAKGTQTIPTNGLIVMADKDDMLEQVFNKVKLGFNCVKIKIGALDFGSECDFLSEIRKKFLPEQIELRLDANGVFEADSALDKLQRLAEFEIHSIEQPIKAGQWQAMARLCAVSPIPIALDEELIGILEPTAKEELLRTIKPQYIILKPTIVGGLKASMGWIDNARKLNIGFWVTSALESNIGLNIISQWASTLNLKMPQGLGTGELFTANFRSPLKIIDGQLTCASSNGWDNLAALADLKLTEA
- the menB gene encoding 1,4-dihydroxy-2-naphthoyl-CoA synthase; translation: MSNRDIKWEPLKVFEDILFQYYEGIAKISFNRPEVHNAFRPKTVFELQEAFELARQNTDVGVVILTGEGGKAFCSGGDQKVRNVGGYVGDDGVPRLNILEVQKQIRSIPKPVIAMVAGWAIGGGHVLHVLCDLTIAAENARFGQTGPKVGSFDGGFGSSFLARCVGQKKAREIWYLCDEYDAQEALQMGLVNKVVPLAELESTTVDWCFKILTKSPMAIRLLKSAFNAELDGQAGLQELAGNSTLLYYLSEEANEGRKAYIEKRKPDFTKFRRYP
- a CDS encoding 1,4-dihydroxy-2-naphthoate polyprenyltransferase encodes the protein MNSLKIWLSAFRLRTLPLAAASITLGSFLAAFDSAFQWRVTILCFLTAVLLQILSNLANDYGDSVHGADSGNRVGPERATQSGKISTKSIRFALLVFTSLCLIVGYLLIRGESLFFHLSGLTAIAAAVTYTLGPKYGYTGLGDIFVFLFFGLIGVFGTYYLHTHQLNFQIVLPAAACGLFCAGVLNINNIRDLHSDKLAGKNTIPVRFGQRKARIYHWVLLLSALGFALIFILLNYRNPWQFLFLITLPLVLKNAVGISLQSNAADLDPHLKQMAITTLLFSFCFGVGILL
- a CDS encoding endonuclease domain-containing protein, encoding MTPAEQKLWQHLRNRRLFELKFRRQHPVGRFILDFYCYEHPLIVEVDGGIHELQTERDQMRTEWLQQQGYRVIRFKNEDVISNIEGVLTEIARVCGRIK